In Pyxicephalus adspersus chromosome 10, UCB_Pads_2.0, whole genome shotgun sequence, the DNA window NNNNNNNNNNNNNNNNNNNNNNNNNNNNNNNNNNNNNNNNNNNNNNNNNNNNNNNNNNNNNNNNNNNNNNNNNNNNNNNNNNNNNNNNNNNNNNNNNNNNNNNNNNNNNNNNNNNNNNNNNNNNNNNNNNNNNNNNNNNNNNNNNNNNNNNNNNNNNNNNNNNNNNNNNNNNNNNNNNNNNNNNNNNNNNNNNNNNNNNNNNNNNNNNNNNNNNNNNNNNNNNNNNNNNNNNNNNNNNNNNNNNNNNNNNNNNNNNNNNNNNNNNNNNNNNNNNNNNNNNNNNNNNNNNNNNNNNNNNNNNNNNNNNNNNNNNNNNNNNNNNNNNNNNNNNNNNNNNNNNNNNNNNNNNNNNNNNNNNNNNNNNNNNNNNNNNNNNNNNNNNNNNNNNNNNNNNNNNNNNNNNNNNNNNNNNNNNNNNNNNNNNNNNNNNNNNNNNNNNNNNNNNNNNNNNNNNNNNNNNNNNNNNNNNNNNNNNNNNNNNNNNNNNNNNNNNNNNNNNNNNNNNNNNNNNNNNNNNNNNNNNNNNNNNNNNNNNNNNNNNNNNNNNNNNNNNNNNNNNNNNNNNNNNNNNNNNNNNNNNNNNNNNNNNNNNNNNNNNNNNNNNNNNNNNNNNNNNNNNNNNNNNNNNNNNNNNNNNNNNNNNNNNNNNNNNNNNNNNNNNNNNNNNNNNNNNNNNNNNNNNNNNNNNNNNNNNNNNNNNNNNNNNNNNNNNNNNNNNNNNNNNNNNNNNNNNNNNNNNNNNNNNNNNNNNNNNNNNNNNNNNNNNNNNNNNNNNNNNNNNNNNNNNNNNNNNNNNNNNNNNNNNNNNNNNNNNNNNNNNNNNNNNNNNNNNNNNNNNNNNNNNNNNNNNNNNNNNNNNNNNNNNNNNNNNNNNNNNNNNNNNNNNNNNNNNNNNNNNNNNNNNNNNNNNNNNNNNNNNNNNNNNNNNNNNNNNNNNNNNNNNNNNNNNNNNNNNNNNNNNNNNNNNNNNNNNNNNNNNNNNNNNNNNNNNNNNNNNNNNNNNNNNNNNNNNNNNNNNNNNNNNNNNNNNNNNNNNNNNNNNNNNNNNNNNNNNNNNNNNNNNNNNNNNNNNNNNNNNNNNNNNNNNNNNNNNNNNNNNNNNNNNNNNNNNNNNNNNNNNNNNNNNNNNNNNNNNNNNNNNNNNNNNNNNNNNNNNNNNNNNNNNNNNNNNNNNNNNNNNNNNNNNNNNNNNNNNNNNNNNNNNNNNNNNNNNNNNNNNNNNNNNNNNNacctcctagattgttagctcttcggggcagggtcctctcctcctcctgtgtcactccctgtatctgtctgttatttgcaactcctatttaatgtacagcgttgtgtaatatgttggtgcattataaatcctgtttattaataataatatttaaaaataattagtaatTCAACTTCTCCACAGCCTCAGCAATTATGGATAATAACAAGGGCCACCTGAATGAGACACTATTCAACCTCACattggagatcatctacctgctgaccggagaggtgaggaggattctgggaggtcaaaTGACATTACTCTTATGTCTCCAAAACCATACCTGATCACGGCAGTGAGCAGAATTCTGGGAGTTTTACATAACATCAATATGTTTACATCCATACAGAGTTATACTCCGGTAAAGTCTAGGGACTATGTGACCATTAGGCTGCCTCAGTTCCTGACCCCTGAGAGGAACAACGACATGAAGATTCTAGAAGTCACCCAAAAGATTATTAAgctgctgacgggagaggtgagcggtgCTGGGAATTCTGGGACATTAATATTTGATGTGTCTGGGtagtgactgtatcattgtgtgtgtcaggttcctataaggtgtcaggatgtcactgtctatttctccatggaggagtgggagtatttagaaggacacaaggatctctacaaggacgtcatgatggaggaccaccagaccctcgcATCCCcaggtaagaggagactttattgtaggaggaggaggagagagcagtATGGAAAGTCcacctagatcccccatcatctgataaacacatattgacaatgtttttagtcagtgtgtgtgtttgctACAGATAGATCCAGTAAcaggaacccaccagagagatgtccccgtcctctgtattcccgggattccacacaggaataTCAAGAGATCCCTCACTATGATCAGGTAAATGGCAATAAAGGACCTAACCCAACTAAAGTGCCCCATACTGTATAATTTGTACAGAAACTGGaagaatctttttatttttatacatttttttttttaaggatattgGGCCATTtggttttaaagttaaaattattgATGAAGATGAAATAAATCAATTTGATGATCAAGATAATGCTGAGAAAAAAGAGATGTGGGGTTTGAGTGCAGTGAAGGTGGAGGAAGAAGAAATTACAATAGGGATCGACACAGGTAATTATAAACACCAAATACAGGAGTATTGGAGGAGGGGGGGAGacctttcctgtaaaaaaaaaaaaaatctctggttgTAGGGATATTGTATATTAACAAACATTGCCACATCAATCTTTACTGCTCGAGTTCAGTTTGTATTTAGAGGCTCGGATATGAACAGCTAGATCCACAGATTTCATTCTTTGGTGTATGGTGTAGAGGTAAAGCACCTAATGGCTAATATAATCTCCTAGAAGCTCCATTAGTGAGATCTCCGCAATAAATTCCTTCCCTTTACTGTGTCTATTATCAACAACTCCCACCATCCCTCCTGGATTTTTAACCAATTGCATGAATCCAATAATAGTAAAAGGTGAAATAATATTGGTGCCAGGGCAATGACAATGAAAGAATCAAAACcgtatagtttttatatttatttttggcagACAAGGAAGGAGGGCAAGGTAAGAAGATGCTGGGACAACATGGAGTCAGAAGAGATTCCTCTGGAAGACATACTTTTACCCACAATATCTACCCAGGA includes these proteins:
- the LOC140339060 gene encoding gastrula zinc finger protein XlCGF66.1-like isoform X2, translated to MDNNKGHLNETLFNLTLEIIYLLTGESYTPVKSRDYVTIRLPQFLTPERNNDMKILEVTQKIIKLLTGEVPIRCQDVTVYFSMEEWEYLEGHKDLYKDVMMEDHQTLASPDRSSNRNPPERCPRPLYSRDSTQEYQEIPHYDQDIGPFGFKVKIIDEDEINQFDDQDNAEKKEMWGLSAVKVEEEEITIGIDTDKEGGQGKKMLGQHGVRRDSSGRHTFTHNIYPGLHSVQRSTNPSNPKGSSKKGRPDHQNVQIGKKPFQCLDCGKCFSKGSEFIKHQRVHPGEKPKSYTNQSVSVKQEKLHTGDKPYSCSDCGKCFSRKSHVLRHQMLHTGEKPLKCPDCGKSFSRKSSLIDHQRTHTGEKPFPCPECNKSFTQKSNLIRHKRTHRDEKVIICSECGKYFTHKAFVIHQSIHRGEEPFPCYQCGQCFTQKSDLQAHQRCHAEEQSRLF